From a region of the Candida albicans SC5314 chromosome 1, complete sequence genome:
- a CDS encoding nicotinate-nucleotide diphosphorylase (carboxylating) (Putative quinolinate phosphoribosyl transferase, involved in NAD biosynthesis; Hap43p-repressed gene), which produces MAPEYANLLPVSGNWKQKITDYLTEDVPSFDFGGFVVGNTPETGSLYMKQSGVICGIPFVNEVFHQCNLQHKWIFSEGQFVSDKEIASAGGKIVVCTVKGSASNILLAERTALNLLSRASGVATQSYKTKKLADESGYTGIIAGTRKTTPGLRQLEKYAMLIGGVDTHRYDLSSMVMLKDNHITSTGSITKAVKKAKSVCGFAVKVEVEVSNEKDAEEAIEAGADVIMLDNFKGEELRQVAQSLKKKFAGTNKSFLLECSGGLTLQNLSSYLSNDIDIYSTSSIHQGVSTIDFSLKIDAK; this is translated from the coding sequence atggCTCCAGAATATGCAAATTTATTACCAGTAAGTGGTAAttggaaacaaaaaatcacTGATTATTTAACTGAAGATGTTccatcatttgattttggtggATTTGTCGTTGGTAACACACCAGAAACCGGATCACTTTATATGAAACAATCAGGAGTAATTTGTGGTATCCCCTTTGTTAATGAAGTTTTCCATCAATGTAATTTACAACATAAATGGATATTTAGTGAAGGTCAATTTGTTTCTGATAAAGAAATAGCTTCTGCTGGTGgtaaaattgttgtttgtacTGTTAAAGGATCAgcatcaaatattttattagcTGAAAGAACAgcattgaatttattatctCGAGCATCAGGGGTTGCCACTCAATCttataaaactaaaaaattgGCCGATGAAAGTGGATATACTGGTATAATTGCCGGtacaagaaaaacaacTCCAGGGTTACgtcaattggaaaaatatGCCATGTTGATTGGTGGAGTAGATACTCATAGATATGATTTGAGTTCTATGGTGATGTTAAAAGATAATCATATTACTTCTACAGGAAGTATTACTAAAGCTGTGAAAAAGGCAAAATCAGTTTGTGGATTTGCCGTtaaagttgaagttgaagttaGTAATGAAAAAGATGCTGAAGAGGCAATTGAAGCTGGTGCTGATGTTATAATGTTGGATAATTTTAAAGGTGAAGAATTACGTCAAGTTGCACAATcattaaagaagaaatttgCTGGAACTAATAAATCTTTCCTTTTAGAATGTTCTGGTGGGTTAACTTTACAAAATTTGAGTTCTTATTTAagtaatgatattgatatcTATTCTACTTCATCTATTCATCAAGGTGTTTCAACTATAGACTTCTCATTAAAAATTGACGCCAAGTAA
- a CDS encoding anaphase promoting complex subunit (Ortholog(s) have APC-Cdc20 complex activity, enzyme regulator activity), with protein MNTSGYWDQSSNNNTSFSQHEVRSQRELSQEEIRESLLLSSSITDSSFHHHHHHNHPHNHNHLIHAIDEESSNYSGSQNHVGNNLFGVGDDEEDEEEDDDDAYIEGDVRMRHSGISLDEVVYEENENDADNIIEDQSNQSANPSYNSNNNNNNNAEQTQPSLEQIQRVYYSKGLQELEELQLFDLSPLATWKLSSWKQGFGLKQLRDDSPDSYWQSDGSNTGNSGNDDNNSNQSQNPNNSMLLNQLSNPHSITIQFSKKVALERISIFTNYSLDESYTPSRIKIMAGSSEGWDLIEVCTVNFDQPVGWSHIIFNGIRADGVLKCFLIKIIILANHQEGKDSHIRAIRCFGKKSSTSNQIRYANVANDNDYNIHDSNDSLHHSEMLRDLSLATTGTSAAGMSNLSGFSLNNRIISGLSNKEEEELQHEDQGLIDRNLEEGNTSNDINSEESSKIIKNVTNVIGFNTGFQSLELKSISSIR; from the coding sequence atgaatacATCAGGATACTGGGATCAATCGAGTAATAATAAcacttctttttctcaaCATGAAGTACGATCCCAACGAGAATTATCACAAGAAGAAATCCGtgaatcattattattatcatcatccaTAACAGATCTGAGTTTccaccatcaccatcaccataATCATCCtcataatcataatcatttaATACATGCAATTGATGAAGAGAGTAGTAATTATAGTGGAAGTCAAAACCATGTTggaaataatttatttggtGTAGGggatgatgaagaagatgaagaagaagatgacgatgatgcATATATTGAAGGTGATGTTCGAATGAGACATTCAGGAATCAGTCTTGATGAAGTTGTttatgaagaaaatgaaaatgatgctgataatataattgaagATCAAAGTAATCAATCAGCAAATCCAAGTTATAATagcaataacaacaacaataataatgctGAGCAGACTCAACCAAGTTTAGAACAAATTCAACGAGTTTATTATTCTAAAGGATTAcaagaattggaagaattacaattatttgatttatcacCATTAGCTACTTGGAAATTGAGTTCTTGGAAACAAGGATTTGgattaaaacaattacGTGATGATTCTCCTGATTCATATTGGCAAAGTGATGGGAGTAATACTGGGAATAGTggtaatgatgataataattccaaTCAACTGCAAAATCCCAATAATAGTATgttattgaatcaattatcaaatccTCATTCTATTACTATTCAATTTTCTAAAAAAGTGGCTCTTGAaagaatttcaattttcacAAATTATTCCCTAGATGAAAGTTATACCCCATcaagaataaaaatcaTGGCTGGTAGTTCTGAAGGCTGGGATTTGATTGAAGTATGTACTGTCAATTTTGATCAGCCGGTGGGATGGTCACATATTATATTCAATGGTATTAGAGCTGATGGAGTGTTGAAATGttttttaataaagatTATTATATTAGCAAATCATCAAGAAGGTAAAGATTCACATATTAGGGCTATAAGATGTTTTGGtaaaaaatcatcaacttcaaatcaaataagATATGCAAATGTTGCCAATGATAATGACTATAATATCCATGATAGTAATGATTCTTTGCATCATTCGGAGATGCTCAGAGATTTGAGTTTGGCTACAACAGGTACTAGTGCTGCCGGAATGAGCAATTTATCAGGGTTTCTGCTTAATAATCGAATTATTCTGGGCTTGTCAAAtaaagaggaagaagaactACAACACGAAGACCAGGGCTTAATCGATCGTAATCTAGAAGAAGGCAACACTAGCAATGATATTAATTCCGAAGAATcttcaaaaataattaaaaatgtgACTAATGTCATTGGTTTCAATACAGGTTTTCAAAGTTTAGAACTTAAAAGTATATCTTCTATTAGATAA
- a CDS encoding uncharacterized protein (Ortholog of C. dubliniensis CD36 : Cd36_07380 and Candida albicans WO-1 : CAWG_00634) gives MPSIRLNLIQKGSNIVNDDEKTLISIFKEAMESPELFQFKDYTEAVPSKDVDLIVGFIKKKHYKKWLKSINLEYRWLKKTRIYSTSNNDKDTPQKRPKKSSYLKEYYFHCSSSGTYTLKLQQGPESRYKTPRSLSSIKTACTAKVYIKKPKSMPKSYLIGIMPRHNHPPIKYKGPLNTIAKNWLDEKVKMGYTKAQIKEALKKAEEQYKDSPNFKPLLQIQNYHIEYRIRHHGNNSNESNEDPSTNINDSDIDYSFIDDICDSSDNSDSSESQIDDNDNSANNIENHDSTENHITSTNFNNGTISGEQPIQYVNNSPPPPPPSPPPPMTRNWNPHLLQSTCFGKNLYELTKEQKVGECLHLLNTTFNWFDMIVKSSPEKIDESIGYIKGLERYMSSLATGVQYPWHVDEYGRPMYQL, from the coding sequence ATGCCATCAATTCGACTTAACCTAATACAAAAGGGATCCAATATAGTTAacgatgatgaaaaaaCCCTTATATCTATATTCAAAGAAGCCATGGAATCACCagaattatttcaattcaaagaTTATACCGAAGCAGTTCCTTCAAAAgatgttgatttaatagTTGGAtttataaagaaaaaacattATAAAAAATGGCTTAAAAGTATTAATCTTGAATATCGTTggttaaaaaaaacaagaatttatCTGACTTCAAATAATGACAAAGACACCCCTCAAAAACGCCCAAAGAAACTGAGTTatttaaaagaatattattttcattgtaGTCTGCTGGGGACATATACTTTAAAATTACAACAAGGTCCTGAAAGTCGTTATAAAACCCCAagatcattatcatcaattaaaactgCATGTACTGCTAAAGTATACATCaagaaaccaaaatcaatgCCCAAATCATATTTAATTGGTATAATGCCAAGACATAATCATCCaccaattaaatataaagGTCCTTTGAATACTATAGCGAAGAATTGGCTTGATGAGAAAGTGAAAATGGGGTATACTAAAGCACAAATTAAAGAAGCTTTGAAAAAAGCTGAAGAACAATATAAAGATTCACCAAATTTTAAACCATTGTTACAGATCCAGAATTATCATATTGAATATCGTATTAGACATCATGGCAACAATTCCAATGAATCCAATGAAGATCCTTCGACAAATATAAATGATAgtgatattgattattcttttattgatgatatatGTGATAGTTCAGATAATCTGGATTCTCTGGAAAGtcaaattgatgataatgacaATTCTGCTAATAATATAGAGAACCATGATTCTACTGAAAATCATATTACCTCGACTAATTTTAATAACGGTACAATTAGTGGTGAACAACCGATACAATATGTCAATAattcaccaccaccaccgccaccactgccaccaccaccaatgaCAAGAAATTGGAACCCACATTTACTTCAAAGTACTTGTTTTgggaaaaatttatatGAATTAACCAAAGAACAAAAAGTTGGTGAATGTTTACATCTTTTAAATACCACTTTTAATTGGTTTGATATGATTGTTAAATCATCACCAGAAAAGATTGATGAATCTATTGGTTATATAAAAGGATTAGAACGGTATATGCTGTCATTGGCCACAGGTGTTCAATATCCATGGCATGTTGATGAATATGGGAGACCAATGTATCAGCTTTAG
- the SMI1 gene encoding Smi1p (Cell wall biosynthesis protein; Hap43, caspofungin-repressed; Cyr1-induced in hyphal cells; reduced biofilm cell wall glucan in mutant; possibly essential (UAU1 method); flow model biofilm induced), which translates to MGLLDNLKAFVHSITTEDHYASYDSPYRNDDNEPIGTNSHRSSTNDSALPLNNDLNNSQYSLDNSTGAAGFYRPGMKSSQQDLPLQNFSANGQPPLPSIDSLWDRIEYWIEQEYPELEDNLNDGVTTADLNEFMQDLQIGRNLPDDFRQFYKRHDGQLRGGKPTGLIMGLVLLDLEAIVEEKILWTKVAERLEGQYYMAQHKQRQDNIMKEGSSNNKSGPINNSFVANQRSIPPNSIQPYYYHKGWVILLKDNIGNQVAMDLLPGPAGQVGQIILFGRDFDTKLVIASSLQEFLFGFVTDLEQGNFQIDSSEYQEQLGFLSNDRNGDFMVGDEDEDQGELSFWDKDGQEFGKNVIRGRLSYIEVLKRRALKKYGLSETFETSFVPQRIPKKQQPQQKSSGSGSGSTTPIISQSRNASSSNLKKTTTNGNAASPATAAGSASTATTGAGNTKNKPPVPSPLANSDNASSSFSIPKETILNKNKPEKEEKEDKQEVSSSEKATVESKDPIETVNVSVNTDKEKPESKAESEAVKADDKESEEIKVTKNNDTEESEKKVEPEPESESEVVANAESLEEQQTVESSETTETSEVETKEESKKDTKEKSNDETKEVTDGLKEVEL; encoded by the coding sequence ATGGGCTTATTAGATAATCTTAAAGCTTTTGTTCATTCAATTACAACAGAAGATCATTATGCTTCATATGATTCACCTTATAGAAATGACGATAATGAACCAATTGGTACCAATTCTCATAGGTCATCAACTAATGACTCAGCATTACCTTTAAACAACGATTTAAACAATTCTCAATATTCATTAGATAATTCTACTGGTGCAGCAGGGTTTTATAGACCAGGTATGAAATCATCTCAACAAGATTTACCATTACAAAATTTTAGTGCCAATGGCCAACCACCATTACCGTCTATAGATTCATTATGGGATCGAATCGAATATTGGATAGAACAAGAATATCCTGAATTGGAAgataatttgaatgatGGGGTTACAACTGCtgatttaaatgaatttatgcaagatttacaaattgGTAGAAATTTGCCCGATGATTTCCGTCAATTTTATAAACGTCATGATGGTCAATTAAGAGGTGGTAAACCAACAGGATTGATTATGGGGTTAGTTTTATTAGATTTAGAAGCcattgttgaagaaaaaatctTGTGGACCAAAGTTGCTGAAAGATTAGAAGGTCAATATTATATGGCACAACATAAACAAAGACAAGATAATATAATGAAAGAAGGTTccagtaataataaatctggtccaataaataattcatttgttGCCAATCAAAGATCAATACCTCCCAATTCTATTCAAccatattattatcacaAGGGTTGGGTCattttattgaaagatAACATTGGTAATCAAGTGGCAATGGACCTTTTACCTGGTCCTGCTGGTCAAGTAGGACAAATCATATTATTTGGACGTGATTTCGACACCAAATTAGTCATTGCTTCAAGTTTACaagaatttttatttggattTGTCACTGATTTAGAACAAGgcaatttccaaattgatTCGAGTGAATATCAAGAACAATTGGgatttttatcaaatgatCGTAATGGTGACTTTATGGTtggtgatgaagatgaagatcaAGGTGAATTGAGTTTTTGGGATAAAGATGGACAAGAATTTGGTAAAAATGTGATTAGAGGAAGATTAAGTTATATTGAAGTATTGAAAAGAAGagctttgaaaaaatatggGTTATCGGAAACTTTTGAAACTTCATTTGTGCCTCAAAGAATAccaaagaaacaacaaccacaacaaaaatCATCAGGATCTGGGTCTGGTTCAACTACTCCTATTATAAGTCAATCAAGAAACGCTTCATCAagtaatttgaaaaagacCACCACAAATGGGAATGCTGCTTCTCCAGCTACTGCTGCCGGCTCCGCCAGTACTGCTACTACTGGTGCTGGCAATactaaaaataaaccaCCAGTTCCAAGTCCATTGGCTAATTCAGATAATGCTTCAagttcattttcaattcctAAAGAAACTATATTGAACAAGAATAAACCAGAAAAGGAGGAAAAGGAAGATAAACAAGAAGTATCATCTTCAGAAAAAGCTACTGTTGAATCAAAAGATCCAATTGAAACTGTAAATGTCAGTGTGAATACTGACAAAGAAAAGCCAGAATCAAAAGCAGAATCAGAAGCAGTGAAGGCAGATGATAAAGAATctgaagaaatcaaagtGACCAAGAACAATGATACTGAAGAAAGCGAGAAGAAAGTTGAACCTGAACCTGAATCTGAATCTGAAGTTGTTGCCAATGCTGAAAGTCTTgaagaacaacaaacaGTGGAAAGTTCAGAAACTACTGAAACACTGGAAGTGGAAACCAAAGAGGAATCTAAAAAAGacaccaaagaaaaatccaatgatgaaacaaaagaagTAACTGACGGTTTGAAAGAAGTAGAattataa
- the GCS1 gene encoding glutamate--cysteine ligase (Gamma-glutamylcysteine synthetase; glutathione synthesis, required for virulence;induced in low iron, H2O2, Cd, or presence of human neutrophils; possibly adherence-induced; Spider and F-12/CO2 biofilm induced) — translation MGLLSIGTPLSWDESKKYNNHVRTNGITQLINIFKQHGHRENDVFLWGDEVEYMLVDFDKTNKTARLSIDKDYIINDLNDPEKLLPIAEKQDVSYHPEYGRFMVEATPAKPYNGNLLXXXXXXXXXXXXXXQLCEDNLPSHIKLLTLTTFPRMGCNIFTSPPSKSNGIASQSLFLPDDIINRHARFPTLTANIRKRKGHKVAINLPIYPDKSTKLLDDTIPQNRELFDSDKEPWIGASKPGFIYMDSMGFGMGSSCLQITMQTKNISQARYLYDSLAPIAPIMLSLSAAAPIFKGFLVDQDVRWNVVSGAVDDRTFIEKGQEPYSGYHLFGGLDIDAQDKLRINNHQINQQGDLLDLYTKDGKPIQRVPKSRYDSIDNYLNDNYYDTKYFQDEYNDLNAPINEQVYQRLIDEGKLDKYMANHFAHLFIRDPLVIFSERINQDNNLENDHFENIQSTNWQTLRFKPPALYTKDTDLTTKPGWRVEFRPMEIQLTDFENAAYSSFITLLSKAILKFQPNFYIPLSKVEINMKLAHKVDSTLKDKFWFRSFELWNIDPQEFDDYGFEWFDRFINGNQQQNGHVNNNNNNDKKTKNDPIIVNGSTTTTNGTNSGSGITETNGTMLPKGCEGKTVEEINDVDDNGIDQRYTICQLINGSGKFPGFIKLVIKLIATDLVPQALNNSTTSKEQLIEELIRLRSYLYLLATRANGEIPTTAHWVRNKVLQHQDYKQDSKVSEKITFDLIDDSIKITELKDRQLIEGFLGADITEYLMGSK, via the coding sequence ATGGGTCTTTTATCTATTGGTACACCTTTAAGTTGGGATGAATCGAAAAAGTATAATAATCATGTTAGAACCAATGGGATAACTCAATTGATTaacattttcaaacaaCATGGACATCGTGAAAATGATGTATTTTTATGGGGAGATGAAGTTGAATATATGttagttgattttgataagaCCAACAAAACTGCTagattatcaattgataaagattatattattaatgatttaaatgaccctgaaaaattattgccAATAGCTGAAAAACAAGATGTTAGTTATCATCCAGAATATGGTAGATTTATGGTAGAAGCAACCCCGGCAAAACCATATAATGGGAATTTATTACTNNNNNNNNNNNNNNNNNNNNNNNNNNNNNNNNNNNNNNGTCAATTATGTGAAGATAATTTACCTTCTcatatcaaattattaacaTTGACTACATTCCCAAGAATGGGATGCAATATTTTTACTTCACCACCATCAAAATCTAATGGTATTGCATCacaatcattatttttaccTGATGATATCATAAATCGTCATGCTAGATTCCCAACTTTAACGGCCAATATTAGGAAAAGAAAGGGACATAAAGTGGCAATTAATTTACCAATTTATCCTGATAAATCCACTAAGCTTTTAGATGATACGATACCTCAAAATCgtgaattatttgatagTGATAAAGAACCTTGGATAGGTGCTTCCAAACCAGGGTTTATATATATGGATTCTATGGGATTTGGAATGGGGTCAAGTTGTTTACAAATCACCATGCAAACGAAAAACATTAGTCAAGCACGTTATTTATATGATAGTTTAGCACCAATTGCCCCCATAATGTTGAGTTTATCAGCGGCAGCACCAATTTTTAAAGGATTTTTAGTTGATCAAGATGTTAGATGGAATGTTGTTAGTGGTGCGGTTGATGATCGtacatttattgaaaaggGACAAGAACCTTATTCTGGTTATCATTTATTTGGAGGATTAGATATTGATGCTCAAGATAAATTGAGAATTaataatcatcaaataaatcaacaagGAGATTTATTGGATTTATATACTAAAGATGGTAAACCAATTCAAAGAGTTCCTAAATCAAGatatgattcaattgataattatttaaatgataattattatgatACAAAATATTTCCAAGATGAATATAATGATCTTAATGCACCAATAAATGAACAAGTTTATCAAcgattaattgatgaaggTAAACTCGACAAGTATATGGCCAATCATTTTGctcatttatttattcgTGATCCATTAGTCATTTTCAGTGAAAGAATAAATcaagataataatttagaaaatgatcattttgaaaatattcaaaGTACAAATTGGCAAACTTTACGATTTAAACCTCCAGCATTATATACTAAAGATACTGATTTGACTACTAAACCAGGTTGGAGAGTTGAATTTAGACCCAtggaaattcaattgacggattttgaaaatgcGGCTTATTCATCATTTATAACTTTATTATCTAAagcaattttgaaatttcaacCAAATTTTTATATCCCATTACTGAAAGTAGAAATTAATATGAAATTGGCTCATAAAGTTGATTCAACTttaaaagataaatttTGGTTTAGATCATTTGAATTATGGAATATTGATCCAcaagaatttgatgattatgGATTTGAATGGTTTGACCGATTTATTAATGGtaaccaacaacaaaatggCCACGtgaacaataacaataacaatgacaagaaaaccaaaaatgatccaataattgttaatggttctactactactactaatgGTACAAATAGTGGCAGTGGTATAACGGAAACAAATGGTACAATGTTACCTAAAGGATGTGAAGGTAAGACAGTGGAAGAGAttaatgatgttgatgataatggtaTTGATCAAAGGTATACTATttgtcaattgattaatggTAGTGGGAAATTCCCTggttttattaaattagtgattaaattgattgccACTGATTTAGTACCACAAGcattaaacaattcaacTACATCTAAGgaacaattgattgaagaattgataaGGTTAAGAtcttatttatatttactTGCAACAAGAGCCAATGGGGAAATACCAACCACGGCACATTGGGTAAGAAATAAAGTATTACAACATCAAGATTATAAACAAGATTCAAAAGTATCAGAAAAAATaacatttgatttgattgacgattcaataaaaatcaCCGAATTAAAAGATAGACAATTGATAGAAGGATTTTTGGGTGCTGACATTACTGAGTATTTAATGGgatcaaaataa
- the ADE5,7 gene encoding bifunctional aminoimidazole ribotide synthase/glycinamide ribotide synthase (Phosphoribosylamine-glycine ligase and phosphoribosylformylglycinamidine cyclo-ligase; interacts with Vps34p; required for hyphal growth and virulence; flucytosine induced; not induced in GCN response, in contrast to S. cerevisiae ortholog), with product MSLNILVIGNGGREHAIVWRLLQSPTVNHIYVAPGNGGTISESSSSKITNVPISSSPKDFNKLQQFAVENKINLVIPGPEQPLVDGIADIFYAVGIPVFGPSAKAAKMEGSKAFSKEFMDKHNIPTARFQNFTDVAKAKEHIQSIDYKIVLKADGIAAGKGVLIPETTEEALQGLNEIMVDKNFGDAGNEIVIEEFLEGDELSILTITDGYSFYNLPAAQDHKRIGDGDKGLNTGGMGAYAPAPIATQDVLKKINDQIIKPTIDGMRKDGFPMCGVLFTGIMLSPTKEPKVLEYNVRFGDPETQTVLPLLSENTDLAQVMLAAAQHRLDSVTIETKPLYSTTVVMAAGGYPEAYGKGDEITIKKPLPQDTFIFHAGTSVNDQGKIVTSGGRVIASTAIAETLRQSVDKAYVGVNEHVSFNKKYNRKDIAHRAFRDADKAASAGSGSGSGVTYADAGVSVDNGNLLVENIKAKVKSTARPGADSDIGGFGGLFDLKKAGYNTDDTLLVAATDGVGTKLRIAQIMNIHNTVGIDLVAMNVNDLVVQGAEPLIFLDYFATGKLDIEVAAQFVDGVANGCIQAGCALVGGETSEMPGMYDEGHYDTNGTAVGAVLKDKILPQINNMKSGNVLIGLKSDGIHSNGFSLVRKIIEISEYEYQSPAPWKQGSTIGEEVLVPTKIYVKQLLSSINQGLLLGLAHITGGGLVENIPRALPKHLQATVDIEQWQVPEIFKWFGKQGNVPYEDILKTFNLGIGMVLIVEKENVDKVLKNLEESGEKDAVVIGELVERKQGEPGCVVNNIDGLY from the coding sequence ATGTCATTAAACATTCTTGTTATTGGTAATGGAGGTAGAGAACATGCCATTGTATGGAGATTATTACAATCACCAACTGTGAACCATATTTATGTTGCCCCAGGAAATGGAGGTACCATTAGtgaatcatcatcttctaaaATCACTAATGTACCAATAAGTTCATCACCTaaagatttcaataaattacaacaatttgccgttgaaaataaaatcaatttagtTATTCCAGGACCAGAACAGCCATTAGTTGATGGTATTGCCGATATATTTTATGCTGTTGGTATTCCTGTTTTTGGACCAAGTGCCAAAGCTGCTAAAATGGAAGGTTCTAAAgctttttcaaaagaattTATGGATAAACATAACATTCCAACCGCCAGATTCCAAAATTTCACTGATGTTGCCAAAGCTAAAGAACATATTCAATCtattgattataaaattgttttgaaaGCTGATGGTATTGCCGCTGGTAAAGGTGTTTTAATCCCAGAAACTACTGAAGAAGCATTACAAGgattaaatgaaattatggttgataaaaatttcGGTGATGCTggtaatgaaattgttattgaagaatttttaGAAGGGGATGAATTGAGTATATTGACCATTACCGATGGTTATTCCTTTTATAATTTGCCTGCTGCTCAAGATCACAAAAGAattggtgatggtgataAAGGGTTAAACACTGGTGGTATGGGTGCTTATGCTCCAGCACCAATTGCTACCCAAGAtgtattgaagaaaattaatgatcaaatcatcaaacCAACTATTGATGGAATGAGAAAAGATGGATTCCCAATGTGTGGGGTTTTATTTACTGGTATTATGTTGAGTCCAACCAAAGAACCAAAAGTTTTGGAATATAACGTTAGATTCGGTGATCCAGAAACTCAAACTGTTTTACCTTTATTATCTGAAAATACCGATTTGGCTCAAGTTATGTTAGCTGCTGCCCAACATAGATTGGATTCCGTCACTATCGAAACCAAACCATTATATTCCACTACCGTGGTAATGGCAGCTGGTGGATACCCAGAAGCTTATGGTAAAGGTGATGAAATCACTATTAAAAAACCATTACCTCAAGACACTTTTATTTTCCATGCTGGTACTAGTGTAAATGATCAAGGTAAAATTGTCACTTCTGGAGGTAGAGTTATTGCCTCCACTGCTATTGCTGAAACTTTAAGACAATCAGTCGATAAAGCCTATGTTGGTGTCAATGAACACgtttcatttaataaaaaatacaatagAAAAGATATTGCTCATCGTGCCTTCCGTGATGCCGACAAAGCTGCTAGTGCTGGTTCTGGTTCTGGTTCTGGTGTCACTTATGCTGATGCTGGTGTCTCTGTTGATAATGGTAATTTATTAGTGGAAAACATCAAGGCTAAAGTCAAATCTACTGCTAGACCAGGAGCTGATTCTGACATTGGTGGATTTGGTggattatttgatttgaaaaaagctGGTTACAACACTGATGACACATTATTAGTTGCTGCTACTGATGGTGTTGGTACTAAATTAAGAATTGCCCAAATTATGAATATTCACAACACTGTTGGTATAGATTTAGTTGCTATGAATGTTAATGATTTAGTTGTTCAAGGTGCTGAACCATTAATTTTCTTGGATTATTTTGCCACTGGTAAATTAGACATTGAAGTTGCTGCacaatttgttgatggGGTTGCTAATGGTTGTATCCAAGCCGGGTGTGCCTTAGTTGGTGGTGAAACCTCCGAAATGCCCGGTATGTACGATGAAGGACATTATGACACTAATGGTACTGCTGTTGGTGCTGTATTGAAAGATAAAATATTACcacaaatcaataatatgAAATCTGGTAATGTATTGATTGGGTTAAAATCCGATGGTATTCATTCTAATGGATTTTCATTAGTGCgtaaaattattgaaatcagTGAATATGAATATCAATCACCAGCACCATGGAAACAAGGTTCTACAATTGGTGAAGAAGTTTTAGTTCCAACTAAAATTTATgttaaacaattattatccAGTATAAATCAaggattattattaggtTTAGCTCATATTACTGGTGGAGGATTAGTAGAGAATATTCCTCGTGCTTTACCTAAACATTTACAAGCTActgttgatattgaacAATGGCAAGTACCAGAGATTTTCAAATGGTTTGGTAAACAAGGTAATGTTCCTTATGaagatattttgaaaactttcAATTTGGGTATTGGTATGGTATTGATTgtagaaaaagaaaatgttgataaagtattgaagaatttggaAGAATCCGGTGAAAAAGATGCTGTTGTCATTGGTGAATTGgttgaaagaaaacaagGTGAACCAGGTTGTGttgttaataatattgatggATTGTATTAG